Sequence from the Panulirus ornatus isolate Po-2019 chromosome 5, ASM3632096v1, whole genome shotgun sequence genome:
TATAAAGTTGTAAAGAAATACCATTATAGTATgaaagtggatgaatggaacagaatgatgtAGGACGTCTAGAATTTGCTTTTCagatttggtcaccacacttaaagaggTACAAATAGCTCATGGAAAAGGTccaaaggagagcaacaaagatggtgtcagaattaagagagctaaacaTCAGAGAAAGGCTGGTggcttaatgcagacagcatacttagATTTAAGAGACTGTATGATAGtgtgttcaagggatggggccccttGAGTGTAAAAgtccttccctgtacagtacaaaaagGTGAAATAGGttgttgaatatatatgtacatactctagggtgtgtgcatgcatacataGGTGTAAAGAAATGGTAAGTATATACAGTGTTGTGTTACACAAAAGatgcctatacatacacacatattaacTGTCAGAACTGTATGTTACTGAAATCTGCCTGTATGAAGTTACACCGTGATTCTAAAGTTACATTTGGCAAGGATGCATTGTTGTCAAAGAAGTTCTTGTTTCAATATTGTAATTAATAATATCATAATCAAAAACTTGCTTGAAAATTCTGCAGTATGTGTTTACAGAATGCTTTGTAAAAACTATattttattttgggcagactgataaggatctgtgtgttatacttaagcaacatgaatatagtgcaaGAACAGGAAAATAATCAAATGCTTTATTTAATCGTATTAAGAATTATGACCATTGGATTGATTGGAGTAATTtgattcagttattaactgtactctttgatcaagagaaatatcattgaatctcctctTATTAGATTCACCAAGAattataacatgaatattagtgaaggtcttacaaactggatagctttgatGTAGGCAGAATTTTTAAACCAttccctgtcttgtccacataataagattTTATGACAGGCCTGGTGCCAGACCAGAACACCACCAACCAGAAACACATGTTTGCAAACAGCATTTTAGCTCCACCTCTTCTTTGTATAAAAACTGACAGTTCCAAATCTTTtgtttcattcttatatctcccatgacgatgtcagcattacacgaaagtgtctTTGGGGActtgttgtgtttcattttctttgtggttatcagctgattcgagtgagaaactgcaaaagtttgtgacagtttggaaaaatatgtgaaaggagaaagttgagagtaaatgtgaataagagcaaagttattcagttcagtaaggttgatggacaagttaattgggatataaatttgaatggagaaaaatttgaggaagtaaagtgttttagatgtctgggagtggacttagcagtgaatggaaccatggaagtggaagtgaatcacaggatgggggaggggtaggggtgaaggttctgggagcagtgaagaatgtgtggaagaagagaacgttatctcggagagcaaaaatgggtatgtttgaaggaatagtaattccaacaatattacatggttgcaatgcttgggatatagatagggttgaatggaggagggtggatgtgatgaaaatgaaatgtttaaggacaatatgtggtgtgaagtggtttgatcaaataagtaatgaaagggtgagtgagatgtgtcgaaataaaaagagtgtggttgaaagagcagaagagggtgtgttgaaatggtttggacatatggagagagtaagtgaggaaagattgacataaaggatatatgtgtcagaggtggagggaacaaggagaagcgggagaccaagttggaggtataaggatagagtggaaaagattttgagctattggggcctgaacatacatgagggtgagaggcatgcaaggaatagagtgaattggaaggatgtggtataccggggtcgacatgctctcagtggactgaaccagggcatgtgaaacatctggggtaaatcatggaaaggtctgtgggggcctggatgtggatagggagctgtggattcggtgcattgcacatgacagctggagaactgagtgtgaatgaatgtggccatttttgtctgttttcctggcactacctcattgaagtagggggtagcaatgctgtttcatgtggggcagggtagtaccaggaatggatgtatgtgtgtttatatatgtatgtatatgttgatatgtatatgtatgtataagtgcatatatgggcatttatgtatatagatgtgaatATGAGtttatgggccattcttcgtctgtttcatggcactacctcggtgacgcgggaaacagcgattatgtataattaaagtagatatatgtatatgtgtggatgtgtgtgtgtgtgtgtgtgtttgtgtattgcatgtatatatacatatatttctttcttatgtgTTTGCCATTCACCATGTCAACTAGGTATGATATGGAGGTGGTAaatgagccttagagaaaaactttgctcattcctctgttccttctcttagaaaGCAATACAAGAGTGAAAGATTTCCAGCCCATTGTTCCTACCCCTCATTGTCCCCTTCTGCAAAATGCAGGAGATACTTAGGCAGCACTCTTTCTTCGGAACTGAGCAATGTACTGTGTTCCAAGTGAGATCTGAGGGAAGGAGTGTAGGGAATGTGGGACATGTAGAGTGAGGGTAGGGGTATGAGATGGAGAGTGAGGGGTAGGAGCTTTTAGGTGGAGAGTGATGGAAGGAGGGTGTAGGAGGTGAAGGGTAATGGGTTCAGTATATGGAGGGTAAAGGAAGGAGGGCAGGAAGTATAGGAGATAGAGAATGGGGTTAGGAGGGCTGGGATGTAAGAGGTGGAGAGTACTGATAGGGGTTGTTAGTGGTGGAAGGTGAgaaaaggagggcagggaatgcaGGAGGTGGAATATAAGAGTGAGAGATGGAGAATAAGGGAAGGGGGGCAAGGGGTTTGGAAGGTGGAGAGTGAGTGGAAAAGGTCAAAGGTTgtggaagggagagagtgagggaaggagggcaagggatgCGGGAGATACAGAGTGAGAGTACAGGGTGTGATAGGTGGAGTGAACATAGGAAGAATATATAACACAATACTTGATGGTCCATCACAAGGTTGTATGATTATTAAGCTAATTTGCGTTAGAAGCAGAGTAGTAAAACAGTAGACATTTCCCCCTAACCTCTCCCTCTGAAGAAACACCATATAGTATGGGGAAAACATACTCTCATAAGTAATGATATAGAATTATGAATGGGGAATAGTTCCTTATCAACTAACAAAcaggaaagactgaaaaagatGGAAAGGGAAGAAAGACATGTTTTTAAGATGGCTTATTTGTTGGTAACATATCATTGAAATATTTATCTAGCCTTGATTTGAAAGTATTGACAGTCCTTGTATATACTATGTCTGAAGGTAGATTATTCCATCACTCTTCCACTCTACTCCTGGAAAAACTTTGCCCACATTGCTGTTACTTATCTATCCTTTTATCCACATACTGTTATATCTGGTCATTAAGTTACTGTCTAAAGTGAAGAAATTTTCTTACCGTATGTTGTAAGAATTATTGAGTATAGATCGTAGCTGGAGATTTAGTAGTTTAAAGAAGCAGCCTTGGATGGGTAGGCTTCAGAGAGAAGAAGGTCAGGGGAAGTAGTTGAGAGATGGTGTTATATGGAGATGTTCAATTTTAAGGCCATGAGTATTGCTGAAATGATTAGAGAAAGATCATGGTGTCGGAGCGATGTCAGAAGAAATGAGGTGGGATGCTGTCCATTGAGAATGGTTAAGGAGGCCTTAGGAACTTTCCCGTCCTCCTTGACTGGTGGCACCATTCTGATTTGGTACTAGAGAAGCTTTAAACTGGTGTGTTGTCAGGAATTTTTATTAAATGAAAAATCAGGAAAATGAGTAGCATCATAAGTTACTTTTGTGAATtatgaagtggggaaaaaaagcaaCCTGGGCTGGGGAGGAGCATAGCACCACAGTGCTAGGTCACTGTATTACTGTTACCTCTCCTAATGATACCTTAGCAGTAGTTTAGTCCCTACCTGATCAGTAGTTGCCCACTGCATACCCTATTTATCCCTTTAACCAGGTCTTTCGTAGATTTGTGGTGCTCACTAGAGAAGGCATCATATAGATCAGTTATCCGCGTTTTTGTGCCAGGAATTGAATTCAACTGATGTATGACATTGGTACAAGATGCTGAAGGCTTCATTACTTTACAAATGAATTCTCGGTTATCCCTCTGCCATGACATTAAGAGGATATTTCAGTAAACTGCTAGCTGCACGTGAAATCAGACGGTAACTGCTTCATAGGAATGTTGACTCGAGTAATTCAGGTAATAGTTATTTAATGATAACACTCATGGATCTGATAAAAGTTTGATACTGAAAAGTTACGTCATAAAGACAGGGCTGTGTAGCAGTCATTACTGCCTTAGCAAATACTGTGTGCTCCCACCAGAAGCTTTGATTTTTCCAGAGTTAAATTTAGGCCTGTGTcacttgtttttcttgttttcctaatcttatatgatgttctttcattgggtgagagaatttttttttcccttgtaaaACCTACTTTTCAGAAGTACAAGGAAGTTTGTAAGCCTGTTTGTGGTGCTTAGATATAATTTCATTATAGAGATTATGTAGTATTTTTACTGTGTTTATCTAACAGTATTTTTATTGTGTAAGCCATATGACTGATGTGTTATCATCCTTGAAAGTGGTATGCTAACTGTGTGGCTGGTTCATTATTATCAGTTAGGTTATTCCGGTGACCCATCTGGTTAGTATTCCATGTACAGTATCCTAAACCATACTTATAAGAGCACACCTTTCACGTTGATTTAGATAAGTTAGTGTCTTTTCCACATAACAGCACACCCTTTACATTGATTTCAATAGGTTAGTGTCTTTTCTATCTATTCTTCTGCCCTGAATTCCCCCTTTTTGTGTGTATGAGTTTTAAATTAAATGAGCATTTCTTTTCATCTGCTAGTTAAAGCTGAAAGCAATCACACCATTGGAGTGGAATTTGGGTCAAGGATTGTCAATGTTGGTGGGAAGTCTGTCAAGCTGCAAATCTGGGACACTGCTGGCCAAGAGAGGTTCAGGTCAGTGCAGAGATGTGTAGTTcctggatttttcttttcattttttggtTGAGTATTTTGTAATTCACTTTAATCATTGATGTGCCAGTCAAATTTCATTGTTAACCATAATGATGGATATTTATTTAACAGGTCAGTAACTCGTTCTTACTACCGTGGAGCAGCTGGAGCTTTATTGGTATATGACTTGACTTCTCGTGACAGTTACAATGCTCTTGGTAACTGGCTTGGTGATGCACGAACTCTGGCATCACCAAATATCATGATCCTGTGTGTAGGAAACAAAAAGGATTTGGAAGAAGAACGGCAGGTTACCTTCATGGAAGCCTCTCGATTTGCACAGGAAAATGGTATGGATTCTCATAAGTATCACTTTATTTTGTAATGGGTGGTGTCAATTTATAGGAAAAACAACCAAAAACCTATGTCTATTAAGTTTAGTGATTTAAGATTGGATTGGGAGTTTCAGGCATGGTACAAATAAGCAAGGAGACCAGAACCAAACCATAGAGATGGCTAGGTTTGAAAGTTGGCAGATTAAAGAAATGATTTAACCTCTATTAAGGAAACACTTCATGGTACTTAGAAACTGGCTAGGCCACTGAATGAGCTCTAATACTTTTAGTACTGTTTTAATCTGGGCTGCAGAAA
This genomic interval carries:
- the Rab4 gene encoding ras-related protein Rab-4B, coding for MSESYDFLFKFLVIGSAGTGKSCLLHQFIAGKFKAESNHTIGVEFGSRIVNVGGKSVKLQIWDTAGQERFRSVTRSYYRGAAGALLVYDLTSRDSYNALGNWLGDARTLASPNIMILCVGNKKDLEEERQVTFMEASRFAQENELMFLEASALTGENVEEAFLKCAKSILAKIETGELDPERIGSGIQYGDATLRRLNRANNQRPKAGAECMGSSCRI